The sequence below is a genomic window from Bacteroidales bacterium MB20-C3-3.
AGTTTTTTAGCAGATATAGTAACAACCGATTGACCTGCATTTATTGCAGTACCATCAGTGATTGAGGGATTTGTAAAAGATACAATCCCATTGGACGTTGCTGCAATGACAACTTCATTCCCTTGTGATGCCTGTATCTGACCGCTTGTTTTAATTGCTTGATAAAAAGTTCCGGGAGAAACAGCTTCAGTAGTAAGCCCGACTAATTTTGCCTGCTCTTTGGAAAAGACAATTTCTTCTATGCTTCCACTTTCTTTTCCATGACCGTGCCCATCATCTTCGGAATGATTACCATCTTTGGCATGGTCATGCCCATCATCGTCCGAATGATCGTGGTCTTTTTCATTTGAATGGTCGTGTCCGTCACCATCTACATGCTCATGTTTATCCCGTGAATTTTGATTGTCTTTTTTTTGACCGGAGTTGCATCCGGTAAATATTATTGCGATAACAACAAATAAACCTATTATGTACGTTTTCATTTTGCTAATTATTTTAATTGTGGAAGTAGCAAAGTCTGACAAGCCTTACTCCCTGTGAAAAATATTGATTTGAATGAGTATTGATATATACCAATAAATCATGCTTTGAACATGTTGAACTGTACAAAGCAATCTGACTTATAAGTTATAAGCCAAATTCTTTAGCAAAATGAAAAAGGAGGTGCCCGCAAACCGTGAAATTGGTTTGCCTCTGCGGATTTATAGAATAGGATATACTCTCCGTACTTAAAGTAGGAGAGTGAAACTCCCGTGTCGAAAGTTAAGACATCCGCAGCTAAAAAGAAGATTGGGAATAAATGGGTAAAATCATGATTTTGGCAAGAAGCTATCTTGCATCTTGCTTCATCAACTTTAGGAGCAGTATACTCGGATTCAGCAATACATGATTGTTCATGTTCATCAGGTAATTCTTTGTGGTCTGTATGTTTGTCATTTACCTGATTATCCTGCTCACATATTTCCATAACGATGCACACCAATCCTTCGTGATGATGATGAGGCACTATGGCAAGTAATAGTAATACTAAACTTGACAATGCAACAAACGATATGGAAATATATTTTTTCACTAATTTTTTATTTATCTGTGCAAAGATATGACAAAAAACCATGCAGCTAAGTTGCAATTTTATCACATTTCCCGCAATAGCCTTTTATTACAAAATTTATACCTTCGATTTCCATATCATCAGGTAGTTTGATTTTAGGAGCATGAACGCTTTCCAGACAAAATGCCCGCTTACAATAATTGCAATAAAAATGTAAATGGTAATCATTCGCATCACAATCACAATTCTCTTGACAA
It includes:
- a CDS encoding DUF6769 family protein, with translation MKKYISISFVALSSLVLLLLAIVPHHHHEGLVCIVMEICEQDNQVNDKHTDHKELPDEHEQSCIAESEYTAPKVDEARCKIASCQNHDFTHLFPIFFLAADVLTFDTGVSLSYFKYGEYILFYKSAEANQFHGLRAPPFSFC